Part of the Arachis hypogaea cultivar Tifrunner chromosome 6, arahy.Tifrunner.gnm2.J5K5, whole genome shotgun sequence genome, TTCTCCTTAGACTTGCTTTAACAATCTCCTTAGCTCATCATTATTATGAACCTCAAACATCCATGTGATTATTACTTTCTAAActttgccaaaaaaaaaaaaaaagaacacaaaAGTAAGGTTAGGACAAAGTTTCTCATAATGGTATTTATCCAATTTTCTTTATGTAAATATTTCATATACTCCTGGTGGAATTTTCACCTATAAGAAGAAAATTTAAGCTCATAATTAGGCACCCGAGACAGAAGAAAGGCACAATTACTGGGGAATGAAACTTACATGAGAACCATTCCATGAAAGAGTTGGCACTTCAGCTGCTTGAGCAATCAATGGTGAACCAATTTTATCTCCCAGTGCTGCCATAGATACAGCTGGAGGTCCAAGAAATACAACTCCTTTCACTTTTAATGCATCAAAAGAAGTTTATCAGTATAGCCATATAGTGAAAAATTCTCCTT contains:
- the LOC112696975 gene encoding uncharacterized protein codes for the protein MSQVIALFLRSNLKISGANNAGFGEIDLERQYVKGVVFLGPPAVSMAALGDKIGSPLIAQAAEVPTLSWNGSHKVIITWMFEVHNNDELRRLLKQV